One genomic region from Anthonomus grandis grandis chromosome 1, icAntGran1.3, whole genome shotgun sequence encodes:
- the LOC126750391 gene encoding uncharacterized protein LOC126750391, with translation MEEIPQNIREKAIKATENLLPVKSRQQYDREYGIFSIWKDANAIVQITETVRMAYFQELSEKYSPNSLWTKYSTLRSTLMVYKNIDISQYHRLISFLKVKSKGYVPKKSKVLEGEQIIKFIKKAPDDIYLVHKVI, from the exons atggaagaaattccacaaaatataagagaaaaggccATAAAAGCGACCGAAAATCTTTTGCCAGTTAAATCAAGGCAACAGTATGATCGGGAGTATGGCATATTTAGTATTTGGAAAGATGCTAACGCAATTGTTCAAATAACCGAAACCGTTCGAATGGCATATTTTCAGGAACTG tcggaAAAATACAGTCCGAACTCTCTCTGGACCAAGTATTCGACTCTAAGGTCTACGTTaatggtctataaaaatatagacatctcgcaataccatcgtctcatatcttttttaaaagttaagtcgaaaggatatgtcccgaagaagtctaaagttttggaaggagaacaaataataaaatttattaagaaggctCCTGATGATATCTACTTGGTACACAAAGTCATATAG